The following proteins are encoded in a genomic region of Athene noctua unplaced genomic scaffold, bAthNoc1.hap1.1 HAP1_HAP1_scaffold_36, whole genome shotgun sequence:
- the LOC141974256 gene encoding olfactory receptor 14J1-like — protein MSNGSSITEFLLLAFADRRELQLLHFWLFLGISLAALLGNGLIITAIACDHRLHTPMYFFLLNLSLLDLGSISTTLPKAMANSLWHNRHISYLGCAAQTFFFFFFASSELYLLTVMSYDRYVAICNPLHYGTLLGSRACVHMAAAAWGTGFLNSLLHTANTFSLPLCQVNTLDQFFCEIPHILNLSCSYLDYLREAGLLLVAIFFSFICFIFIVVSYVQIFRAVLRIPSEQGRHKAFSTCLPHLAVVSIFISTAIFAYLNPTSVSFPFLDLVVSFLYSVVPPVVIPLIYSLRNQEIKDALRKLRSG, from the coding sequence atgtccaacggcagctccatcaccgagttcctcctcctggcattcgcagacagacgggagctgcagctcctgcacttctggctcttcctgggcatctccctggctgccctcctgggcaacggcctcatcatcaccgccatcgcctgtgaccaccgcctgcacacccccatgtacttcttcctcctcaacctctccctcctcgacctgggctccatctccaccactctccccaaagccatggccaactccctctggcacaacaggcacatctcctacttggggtgtgctgcacagacattttttttctttttctttgcttcatcAGAGCTTTATCTTCTCActgtcatgtcctacgaccgctacgttgccatctgcaaccccctgcactacgggaccctcctgggcagcagagcttgtgtccacatggcagcagctgcctggggcactgggttcctcaattctctcctgcacacggccaacacattttcactaccTCTCTGCCAGgtcaacaccctggaccagttcttctgtgaaatcccccacatCCTCAATCTCTCCTGCTCATATTTAGACTACCTCAGGGAAGCTGGTCTTCTTCTTGttgctatctttttttcttttatttgttttattttcattgtggtgtcctatgtgcagatcttcagggccgtgctgaggatcccctctgagcagggacggcacaaagccttttccacgtgcctccctcacctggccgtggtctccatCTTTATCAGCACGGCCATATTTGCCTACCTGAACCCTACGTCTGTGTCATTCCCATTCCTGGACCTGGTGGTATCATTTCTCTATTCAGTTGTGCCTCCTGTTGTGATccccctcatctacagcttgaggaaccaggagatcaaggatgccctgaggaaactgaggtctggatga